The sequence below is a genomic window from Vicinamibacterales bacterium.
GGGCGACACCGATCTGAAGCCGAACCAGCTGCTCAACGAGGATCAGTTCCGCAAGGCGCGTGAAGACTACGGCCAGAAGTTCCGCGCGCAGATGGGCGCCGAGGCGATCAAGGAGCTGCTGAAGCGGGTCGGCATCGAGCGCATGGCGACGGAGCTGCGCGAGAAGATGCGCGCCGAGTCGAGCGTCCAGAAGAAGCTGAAGTACGCCAAGCGGCTGAAGGTCGTCGACTCGTTCCGCAAGTCGACCAACAAGCCCGAATGGATGATCCTCGACGTCGTGCCGGTCATCCCGCCGGAGCTGCGTCCGCTCGTCCCGCTCGATGGCGGCCGCTTCGCGACCTCGGACCTCAACGACCTCTACCGTCGGGTCATCAACCGTAACAACCGGTTGAAGAAGCTGATCGAGCTGAAGGCGCCCGACGTCATCATCCGCAACGAAAAGCGGATGCTGCAGGAAGCGGTCGACGCGCTGTTCGACAACGGCCGCCGCGGCCGCGTGCTGCGCGGCGCCAACAACCGTCCGCTCAAGTCGCTGAGCGACACGCTCAAGGGCAAGCAGGGGCGCTTCCGCCAGAACCTGCTCGGCAAGCGCGTCGACTACTCGGGCCGGTCGGTCATCGTGGTCGGGCCGGAGCTGAAGCTCCACCAGTGCGGCCTGCCGAAGAAGATGGCGCTCGAGCTCTTCAAGCCGTTCATCTACAACAAGCTCGAAGAGCGCGGGCTGGTCGCCACGATCAAGCAGGCGAAGGAGATGGTCGAGCAGCAGCGCTCGGAGGTGTGGGACATCCTCGAGGAAGTCATCCGCGAGCATCCGGTCCTGCTCAACCGCGCGCCGACCCTGCATCGTCTCGGCATCCAGGCGTTCGAGCCGGTGCTGGTCGAGGGCAAGGCGATCCGCATCCACCCGCTCGTCTGCACGGCGTTCAACGCCGACTTCGACGGCGACCAGATGGCGGTCCACATTCCGCTCGCGCCGGAAGCGCAGATCGAGGCCTCGGTGCTGATGATGGCCTCGAACAACATCCTGTCGCCGGCCAGCGGCCAGCCGATCGCGATTCCGTCGCAGGACGTCGTGCTCGGCTGCTACTACCTGACCAAGGCCAAGGCCGGCGCCAAGGGTGAGGGCCGTGCGTTCGGCACCCCCGAGGACGTCGTGCTCGCGCTGGAAGCGGGCGAGCTCGAAACGCTCACCCCGATCCGCGTCCGCATCAGCGGCGAGCTGATCGACCTGACCGTCGCGCGCGACGACCAGGGCGTGCAGTACGCCGAGGTGCAGGAAGTCACCAAGAAGGTGATCAACACCACCGTCGGCAGGGTCATCCTCAATTCGGCGCTGCCGAAGGAGATGCCCTACGTCAACGGCCTCCTCAAGAAAAAGGGGCTGCAGCAGCTGGTGCAGTACTGCTACCTGCGGTTCGGCCTCGAGAAGACCGTCGAGATGCTCGACTCGCTCAAGACGCTGGGCTTCACCTACGCGACCCGGTCCGGGCTGTCGATCGGCATCGACGACCTGGTCATCCCGTCGGAGAAGCAGGCGCTGGTCGACGGCGCCCGCGCCGAGGTGATCAAGGTCGAAGGGCAGTACCTCGAAGGGGCGATCACCAACGGCGAGCGCTACAACAAGGTCATCGCGGTCTGGTCCGAGGTCACCGAGAAGATCGCCGACGCGATGTTCAGCGAGATGGAGGAGCTCGACCAGTCGGGCAAGAACTTCAATCCCGTCTACATCATGGCCGACTCGGGCGCGCGTGGATCGAAGCAGCAGATCCGCCAGCTTGCCGGCATGCGCGGCCTGATGGCCAAGCCGTCGGGCGAGATCATCGAGACGCCGATCACCTCGAACTTCCGTGAAGGCCTCGAGGTCATGCAGTACTTCATCTCGACGCACGGCGCCCGCAAGGGTCTCGCCGACACGGCGTTGAAGACGGCCGACTCGGGCTACCTGACGCGCCGTCTCGTCGACGTCGCCCAGGACGTCATCATCCACGAGATCGACTGCGGCACGATGGACGGCATCGAGGCGCGGGCGATCGTCGAGTCGGGCGAGATCATCGAGCCGCTGCGCGAGCGCATCATCGGCCGGGTCACGCTCGAGAAGATCACCGACCCGTTCACCGGTGAAGTCATCGTCGACACCAACCAGGAGCTCGACGAAGAGAACGCCACGGCCATCCAGGAGGCGGGCATCGAGAAGGTCCGCATCCGCTCGGTGCTGACCTGCGCGGCGCGGCGCGGCTGCTGCGCCAAGTGCTACGGCCGCGATCTCGCGACCGGCAAGCTGGTCGAGCTCGGCCTCGCGGTCGGCGTCATCGCGGCGCAGTCGATCGGCGAGCCGGGCACGCAGTTGACGATGCGCACGTTCCACATCGGCGGCACGGCGTCCCGGGTCAGCGAGCAGTCGACGCTCGACGCCAAGCACGCCGGCGCCGTCCGCTATCAGGGGCTGCAGGTCGTCGAGGCGAAAGGCCAGGGCGAAAACGCCGGCCAGCTCGTGGTCATGAACCGCACCGGGTCCATCGTCATCCAGGACTCGAAGGGACGCGATCGCGAGCGCTACCCGATCGTCTACGGCGCGCGCCTCAAGGTGCGCGACGGCCAGCAGATCGAGCAGGGCACGGTGCTGGTCGAGTGGGATCCCTACACGTTCTCGATCCTCACCGAGGACGCCGGGACGATCAAGTACAAGGACCTCATCTCCGACGTCACCTATCACGAGGAAGTCGACGAGGTCACCGGCCTGTCGCGCAAGATCGTCGTCGACAGCCCGGACGAGAAGAAGCAGCCGACCATCGAGATCCGCGACAAGAGCGGCAAGGTGACGCGCAAGTACCACATGCCGTCCCACGCCCACCTGATGATCGAAGACGGCGATGCCGTCAACGCCGGCCAGGTGCTGGCGAAGATCCCGCGCGAAACGACCAAGACGAAGGACATCACCGGCGGTCTGCCGCGGGTGGTCGAGCTCTTCGAGGCGCGCAAGCCCAGGGAAACAGCGGTCATCTCGGAGATCGACGGCATCGTCCGCCACGGCGGCATCGTCAAGGGGCAGCGCAAGATCATCATCGTCCCAGAAGAGGGGGGCGAACCGCGTGAGTACTCGCTGCCGCGCGGCGTGCACGTCAACGTCCAGGAAGGCGACCGCGTCCGCGCTGGCGAGCCGCTGATGGACGGGCCGAGCAATCCGCACGACATCCTCTCGGTTCTCGGCGAGAAGGCGCTGCACGCCTACCTCGTCAACGAGATCCAGGAGGTCTACCGGCTGCAGGGCGTCAACATCAACGACAAGCACATCGAGGTCATCGTCCGTCAGATGATGCGGTGGGTGAAGATCGAGGACGTCGGCGACACGGAATTCCTGATCGAGGAGCAGGTCGACCGCTTCCGATTCATGGAAGAGAACGAGCGTGTGATCGCGAGCGGCGGCCGTCCGGCGCAGGGCCGGCCGCTGCTGCTCGGCATCACCAAGGCGTCGCTCTCGACCGACTCGTTCATCTCGGCGGCGTCGTTCCAGGAGACGACGCGCGTGCTCACCGAAGCGTCGATTTCGGGCAAGGTGGATCACCTCCGCGGCCTGAAGGAGAACGTGACGATGGGCCGGCTGATCCCGGCCGGCACCGGCTTCGAGTTCTACCGCAGCGTGCGGATCCCGGCGGACGAACCGCCGCCGCCGCCACCGCCGTCGCCGGAGGAACTGGAGCTGGAGCGCGAGATGGAGTACTTCGTGGAGCCGGAAGAGGCGTTCACGAGGGACGAGGTCGAATAGGCACGACGGACGCGAAGCAGAGCGGAGCTCGGCTTCGGAAGTATGGGGGCGATGGTTCTCTCGAACCATCGCCCTTTTTCGGTTGAAATGGACATCGCTGACGCGCAACGCCAGATACGGACCGGGTTTTCGGGCGGCTTCCATGGCCAGGCCGTCTCTGGCGTGCTGTGGCTGGCATCTGCGAGTCTGGCGGCGTGCCTCCTCGGAGGAGGTGTGCCGATCGCAATTTCCGGCGCGGCGCCTATGAGCGTCGAGGTCAGGCGACGGCGTAACCGCTGACGTTGCAGGCCCCGAGGAACCAGCCGTAGACATCCTACGTCTAAGGCCGTAGACTGCCTACGGCTATGGGAAAACACACCGAGAAAGAGCGCCTCGAGCTCCTCCAGGGCACCCTCGACATGCTGATCCTGCGGACCCTGCAATGGGGCCCGCAGCACGGCCACGGCATCGGCCAGGCCATCCGCACGCAGTCCGACGACCTCCTCAAAGTCGAAACCGGTTCCCTTTACCCGGCACTCCATCGCCTGGTGAAGCGCGGCTGGCTGAAAACGGAGTGGGGCGTCAGCGAGGCCAATCAGCGGGCGAAGTACTACCAGCTGACCGCCGGCGGCAAGGCCCAGCTCGCCAGAGAACAGAACCGCTGGGCGCAGCTGGTGCACGCGATCGGCCGCATTATGAACCCCGCGGAAGGAAAGGACTGAACGACGATGGCGCCTGACCAACGCGAGCTGGACGACGAGATTCGCGGACACCTGGCGCTGGCGGTGCAGGAGCGGATCGAACGCGGCGAGGATCCCGTCGCGGCCCGCCGCGCCGCGCTCGCCGAGCTCGGCTATGTTGGCGATGTCCGCGACTCGATGCGCCGCGTGTGGTTCGGCCGCTGGTTCGAGGCGCTGGAGAGCGTCCGCCAGGACGCCCGCTTCGCGGTGCGCGTCCTGCGCAAGTCTCCTGGGTTTTCGCTGGTCGCCGTGCTGACGCTGGCGCTGGCCATCGGCGCCAACGCGGTGGTGTTTGGCGTGATGAACGGGCTGGTGCTCCGGCCGCTCGACGTGCCCGATCCGGCCTCGCTCTACGGCATCGAACACGCCAACGAGCGTTCGATGTACGAGTCGTATCCGGACTACCGCGATCTGCGCGACCGCAATCACAGCTTCGAGGATCTCGCCGGCAACGAGATCTCGCAAGTCGGGCTCGACGCCGGCGACCGCGCCGTGCGTGCGTGGGTGATCGACGCCACCGGCAACTACTTCGACGTGCTGCGGCTGCAGCCGTACCTCGGACGCTTCTTCCACGCCTCGGATGAGCACGGCGCCAACAGCGCGCCGCTGATCGTGCTCGGCTACGACTACTGGCACACGCACTTCAACGCCGATCCCGGCGTGGTCGGACGCGCGGTCCGGGTCAACACGTTTCCTTTCACGATCATCGGCGTTGCGCCGCGCGGCTTCCGCGGCACGCTCGCCATCGTGAACCCGGACTTCTACGTGCCGTTCGTCAACCTGGAACAGATCGAGGGGCGCAATCCGCTCGAGACTCGCGCCGCGCAGACGCTGTTCTCGACGTTCGGGCATCTGAAGCCCGGGGTGACGCCCGCCCAGGCGGCCGCCGACCTGAACGGCGTGGGCGCCTATCTCGATCGGACCTACCCCAACGAGCGCGGCGCCATCTCGTTCGTGCTGGCCCGGCCGAACTTGTACGGCAACTACCTTGGCCGGCCGATGCGGGCCTTCCTGACCGGCCTGATGGTGCTGGCCAGCCTCGTGCTGCTGGCGGCCTGCGCGAACCTGGGCAGCCTGTTCGCGGCGCGCGCCTCGGACCGATCGCGCGAGGTCGCCGTGCGGCTGTCGCTCGGCGCCAGCGCCGGGCGCGTGCTGCGTCAACTCCTCACCGAGGCGGTGATGATCTCGTTCGCCGGCGGCGCGCTCGGGTTGTGGGGCAGTATCGAGCTGCTGCGCTGGCTCTCAGCCTGGCAGCCCGCGCCGAGGTTTCCAGTCGCCGCACCGGTCGCGCCGGACGCCACCGTCTACGCGGCGGCCATCGCGCTCGCGGTCGTCAGCGGGCTGCTCTTCGGCATCGTCCCGGCGCGCCAGGTGTTCCGCACCGATCCGTATCAAGTGATCAAGACGGGGGCGGGCCATGTGGCCGGCAAGCGGATCAGCGTGCGCGATCTCCTGCTCGTGGCGCAGGTCGCGATCTGCGCGGTGCTCGTCACTGCGTCGGTCGTGGCCGTGCGTGGCCTGCTGCACGCCGTCGACGCGCCGCTGGGATTCGACCCCTCCCACGTGCTGCTCGCGGACACCGATCTCAGCATGGGCCGCTTCACCGGAGACGACGTGCCCGCCATGCAGAAGCGGATGGTGGACGCACTGACCGCCGTTCCCGGAGTCGCCACAGTCGGCGTGATCGGCCGTCCACCGCTCGGCGCGGGCGGATTTCTCTCCTACATCTTTGCCGACGAGGCCACGGACTTCAGGAGCACGAAGGCGCTGTTCGGCGCGCATCGGTTTCAGGTCTCGCCCGAGTACTTCGAAGCGTCGCAGACGAGGCTGCTCACCGGGCGCCGATTCACCTGGCACGACGATCGGCACGCGCCGCGCGTCGCCGTGGTGAACCGCGAGCTGGCTCGCCGCCTGGCCGGCTCGCCTGAACAGGCTGTCGGCGACTGGTTCCGGCTGCGCGATACGACGCGTGTGCAGGTCGTCGGCGTTGTCGAAGACGGCAAGTACGAGAACATCGCCGAAGATCTGGAGCCGGCCGTGTTCTTCCCGCTGCAGCAGATGCCGATCGGCGAGACGTGGCTCCTGGTGCGAGCGGCCGGGCAGCCGGATCCGCTCGCCCCGGCGGTGCGGGCCACGTTGCGCGATCTCGATGCGGCGCTGCCGATTTACGTTGAGAGCTGGAACCGGCAGCTCGAGTTCGCGCTGTTCCCGGCGCGCATGGCGACGCTGACGCTCGGGGTGATGGGAGCCATCGGGGTGGTGCTCGCGATCACCGGGGTTTTCGGGATGGCAGCCTACTCGGTCAGCCGCCGTCTCAAGGAGCTGGGGATCCGGATCGCGCTCGGGGCCCGACATGCGAACGTGCTCGGCGTCGCGCTCGGGCGCGCCCTGAAACTGCTGGCATGCGGCTCCGCCGCCGGTGTCGTGCTCGGCGCGCTGGCGTCGCGGCTGCTCACGGCCATCGTGTACGGCGCGACACCCCGCGATCCGGTCGTCCTCGGCTCGGTGGTCGCCGTGATGGTGCTGCTCGGGCTGGCGGCCACGTGGATTCCGGCCCGCAGAGCGCTGTCCGCGGATCCGCTGACAATGCTCAGACACGAGTAGCGGGACTGGTCCTGCGTCCGATTGTGCCGTGCCGCGCCGCGATGCGAT
It includes:
- a CDS encoding ABC transporter permease; amino-acid sequence: MAPDQRELDDEIRGHLALAVQERIERGEDPVAARRAALAELGYVGDVRDSMRRVWFGRWFEALESVRQDARFAVRVLRKSPGFSLVAVLTLALAIGANAVVFGVMNGLVLRPLDVPDPASLYGIEHANERSMYESYPDYRDLRDRNHSFEDLAGNEISQVGLDAGDRAVRAWVIDATGNYFDVLRLQPYLGRFFHASDEHGANSAPLIVLGYDYWHTHFNADPGVVGRAVRVNTFPFTIIGVAPRGFRGTLAIVNPDFYVPFVNLEQIEGRNPLETRAAQTLFSTFGHLKPGVTPAQAAADLNGVGAYLDRTYPNERGAISFVLARPNLYGNYLGRPMRAFLTGLMVLASLVLLAACANLGSLFAARASDRSREVAVRLSLGASAGRVLRQLLTEAVMISFAGGALGLWGSIELLRWLSAWQPAPRFPVAAPVAPDATVYAAAIALAVVSGLLFGIVPARQVFRTDPYQVIKTGAGHVAGKRISVRDLLLVAQVAICAVLVTASVVAVRGLLHAVDAPLGFDPSHVLLADTDLSMGRFTGDDVPAMQKRMVDALTAVPGVATVGVIGRPPLGAGGFLSYIFADEATDFRSTKALFGAHRFQVSPEYFEASQTRLLTGRRFTWHDDRHAPRVAVVNRELARRLAGSPEQAVGDWFRLRDTTRVQVVGVVEDGKYENIAEDLEPAVFFPLQQMPIGETWLLVRAAGQPDPLAPAVRATLRDLDAALPIYVESWNRQLEFALFPARMATLTLGVMGAIGVVLAITGVFGMAAYSVSRRLKELGIRIALGARHANVLGVALGRALKLLACGSAAGVVLGALASRLLTAIVYGATPRDPVVLGSVVAVMVLLGLAATWIPARRALSADPLTMLRHE
- the rpoC gene encoding DNA-directed RNA polymerase subunit beta', with the translated sequence MRPSFDNRGSLTTDFDAIRISLASPEKILSWSHGEVTKPETINYRTFKPERDGLFCAKIFGPVTDWECLCGKYKRMKHRGVICDKCGVEVTQAKVRRERLGHITLATPVSHVWFFKGLPSRIGHLLDISLRDLERILYFEAYVVIEPGDTDLKPNQLLNEDQFRKAREDYGQKFRAQMGAEAIKELLKRVGIERMATELREKMRAESSVQKKLKYAKRLKVVDSFRKSTNKPEWMILDVVPVIPPELRPLVPLDGGRFATSDLNDLYRRVINRNNRLKKLIELKAPDVIIRNEKRMLQEAVDALFDNGRRGRVLRGANNRPLKSLSDTLKGKQGRFRQNLLGKRVDYSGRSVIVVGPELKLHQCGLPKKMALELFKPFIYNKLEERGLVATIKQAKEMVEQQRSEVWDILEEVIREHPVLLNRAPTLHRLGIQAFEPVLVEGKAIRIHPLVCTAFNADFDGDQMAVHIPLAPEAQIEASVLMMASNNILSPASGQPIAIPSQDVVLGCYYLTKAKAGAKGEGRAFGTPEDVVLALEAGELETLTPIRVRISGELIDLTVARDDQGVQYAEVQEVTKKVINTTVGRVILNSALPKEMPYVNGLLKKKGLQQLVQYCYLRFGLEKTVEMLDSLKTLGFTYATRSGLSIGIDDLVIPSEKQALVDGARAEVIKVEGQYLEGAITNGERYNKVIAVWSEVTEKIADAMFSEMEELDQSGKNFNPVYIMADSGARGSKQQIRQLAGMRGLMAKPSGEIIETPITSNFREGLEVMQYFISTHGARKGLADTALKTADSGYLTRRLVDVAQDVIIHEIDCGTMDGIEARAIVESGEIIEPLRERIIGRVTLEKITDPFTGEVIVDTNQELDEENATAIQEAGIEKVRIRSVLTCAARRGCCAKCYGRDLATGKLVELGLAVGVIAAQSIGEPGTQLTMRTFHIGGTASRVSEQSTLDAKHAGAVRYQGLQVVEAKGQGENAGQLVVMNRTGSIVIQDSKGRDRERYPIVYGARLKVRDGQQIEQGTVLVEWDPYTFSILTEDAGTIKYKDLISDVTYHEEVDEVTGLSRKIVVDSPDEKKQPTIEIRDKSGKVTRKYHMPSHAHLMIEDGDAVNAGQVLAKIPRETTKTKDITGGLPRVVELFEARKPRETAVISEIDGIVRHGGIVKGQRKIIIVPEEGGEPREYSLPRGVHVNVQEGDRVRAGEPLMDGPSNPHDILSVLGEKALHAYLVNEIQEVYRLQGVNINDKHIEVIVRQMMRWVKIEDVGDTEFLIEEQVDRFRFMEENERVIASGGRPAQGRPLLLGITKASLSTDSFISAASFQETTRVLTEASISGKVDHLRGLKENVTMGRLIPAGTGFEFYRSVRIPADEPPPPPPPSPEELELEREMEYFVEPEEAFTRDEVE
- a CDS encoding PadR family transcriptional regulator, whose translation is MGKHTEKERLELLQGTLDMLILRTLQWGPQHGHGIGQAIRTQSDDLLKVETGSLYPALHRLVKRGWLKTEWGVSEANQRAKYYQLTAGGKAQLAREQNRWAQLVHAIGRIMNPAEGKD